GCCGCCGACATTCCCGCGATGGTCGTCTGCCTCGCCGCGTGCGTCCTGCTCATCCCCCGCTATGGCGCGCTGGGCGCCGCGGTGGCGTCAGCGCTGGCCTACGGGGTCGGCGCCGCCGTGGCCGTTCTCCTCTGCCTCACGGTGGCACGACGGGTCGCGGTCGCGGCACCGGACAGTCCCGTCGTGCCTCTCCAGTCCCTACCGCGGCGGTAAGCCGTCCCCCTTCCCACGCTCGATGCGGAGCTGCCATGCAACCAGTCATTGACCTGCCTGCGACGACCAGCGGCCGGAAGCAATCCACTCCACAGCGCCCCGGGGCCGCGGCACTTCAGGGGACCGCGGGAAGCACGTCGGAGCGGACGTTCTCGTGGACGCTGATCGCGGCCGTCTTCGTGCTGGCGCTCGCCGGGCGTTTCTCCCTGGATCGGCTGGGGCTGTCCATCCAGGGGGTGTCCGATCCACGTATGGCCGGATGCGTCTTCCTCGTGGTCGCTGTGCTCGTCTGGCAGGCCGGGCGGGCGGCCCGGGGCGAGGTCCAGCCCATGCCTGGGGTGGCACTGCTGTTCAGCGCGTTGATCGGCTTTCAACTCCTGTCGGCCCTCTGGTCCCCCACCGGTGCTCGTCTCGAGCGGGTGTCGTGGGATCTCGTGGTGCTGTGGGTCCTGGTGATCGCGACGGCCGTGTTCGCGGCGGGCGATCCGAGGCGGGCGGCCCGCGTACTGCTGGTGCTGCTGCTGGCCACCGCCATCCTGTACGCGGCGAAGGGTTTCCTGGAAGGGCCGCAGGGCCAGGGGCGGTACTCGGCCTTCGGCAGCGGACCCAACGTGTTCGCCCGGGTGATCGCGACCGGAATCATCGCCAACGTCACGCTGGCTGTGGTCCACCGCCGGAAACTGCTGCTCCTGCCGCTGCCGATCCTGGCACCGGCCGCGGTGCTGTCCGGATCACGCGGTGCACTGGTTTCCCTCGTCGGGGCCGCCGTGGTGTTCTTCCTGCTCTTCGTCCGACGCCGCCGGCTTCTCTACCTAACCAGCACCGTGATCGTCGGTGCCGTACTCAGCTGGACGGCCTGGACGCTCTTCGGCAGCGACATCGCCACGCTGGTGAGCCGGCGGTACTCGTTGAGCGGGCTGCAGCAGACCGGCTTTTCCGATCGTCCGATGCTCCTGTCGTTCGCGTGGTCGATGTTCGCCGAGCATCCGCTCTCCGGTGGCGGGCTTGACGGCTTCTTCGCGACGTACGGCATCGACTATCCGCACAACTACTTCCTCCAACTCGCCGCCGAGAGCGGCATCGCGGCGGTGTGTCTCCTGGTGCTCATCGCCGTGTCCTGGTGGCGAGGCGGACGCCCCTGGTCCACCACGCCAAAGGAGCAGGTGGGTTGCGCGGTGGTCGCCATCTACGTCGCGTTCGCCAGCAGCTTCTCCGGCGACTACTACGACACGCGGTTCCTGTGGATCTTCGCGGTGGCTGCGGTCATCCGGCCCCGCCAGGCGAGACCCGATCCCGGCAACGGCCTGCGTTCCGGCCGCCCTGCCGGCAGCGGGTACCGATCGACCACACCTGTTCAATCGAGAGGAAACGTCCCATGAACGGCACCGACCGGACCCGTCGGGTCATCGTGTTGAACCAGTACGCGAAGCCCCGCTCGGAGGGTGGCGGTACGCGGCACACGGAGCTCTTCGAGCGCGTGCGAGGTTGGGAACACCTGATCATCGCCGGAAATCTCGACCACGCGTCGGGGCAGCGGTACCGGACCCAGGACCCGCACTTCGCACTCGTACCCGTATCGGCGTACCGGGGGAACGACCACCGCAGGGTGATCAGCTGCCTGACCTACTGCGTGACCGCCCTGTGGGAGGCGTTGCGCGGACCACGGCCGGACGTCGTCTACGCCTCCTCGCCGCACATCTTCGGCCCGGTTGCCGGCTGGCTGGCGGCTCGCCTGCGCGGGGCACGATTCGTCCTGGAGATCCGCGACCTCTGGCCGCAGTCGATCATCGACACCGGCCATCTGCGTGCCGGCTCCCTCGTCCACCGTGGCCTGCGGCAACTGGAAACCTGGCTCTACCGGCGGGCCGACCGCATCGTCATCGTGGCGTCCGGATGGCGATCCTACTTCCAGCAGCGGGGCATCGACGACGCCATCGTGGAGTGGGTCAGCAACAGTGCCGAGCCCGAGGATTTCGACATCCGCCAGGATCTGATCCCCCTCCGTGACCGGTGCGACGCGCACGGCCGGCTGATCGTCTACGCCGGCGCGCACGGACCGACCAACGGTCTCGATCTCCTGCTGGACGCCGCGGCGGAACTGCCCGAGCACACCTTCGCCCTGATCGGGGACGGCATCGAGAAGCAGCGGCTGGTTCATCGTGCCAGGGCAGAGGGGCTGAACAACGTCCGTTTCCTCGACGTGCTGCCCAAGCGGGAACTCGCCGGCATTCTCGGTGGCGCGGACATCGGCGTGCACGTGCTCGCCGACGCGGCGGTCTTCCGGCTGGGGCTCAGCCCGAACAAGCTGTACGACTACCTGGCGGCGGGCCTACCCGTCGTCACCAACTCCCCCGACGAACCGCACGACATCGTCATGGAGTGCGGAGCCGGTATGGCGGTGGGGGTGGGAGAACTGGCCGCGGGCATCCGCAAGCTCGCCGGGCTGGACGACGCCACCCTGCGGGAAATGGGGCGCCAGGGCCGGGAGTACATCGCGAAGTACCGGTCCCGGACGGTGATGTCCGCTCGCCTGCAGCGCGTCCTCGACGAGGTCACCGGCGGCTGACCAAACCACTGACGCGCGTCTCCGACCCCAGGAAGTCCGGCACCGGTCCGGGCACCCACGGTCAATGTCGCCCGGCCGTCTCATTGACATCGGTCTCCGCCACCGGGAAGGCTCGCCGTACAGGTCCTTCCACCAAAG
The window above is part of the Micromonospora inositola genome. Proteins encoded here:
- a CDS encoding glycosyltransferase family 4 protein, encoding MNGTDRTRRVIVLNQYAKPRSEGGGTRHTELFERVRGWEHLIIAGNLDHASGQRYRTQDPHFALVPVSAYRGNDHRRVISCLTYCVTALWEALRGPRPDVVYASSPHIFGPVAGWLAARLRGARFVLEIRDLWPQSIIDTGHLRAGSLVHRGLRQLETWLYRRADRIVIVASGWRSYFQQRGIDDAIVEWVSNSAEPEDFDIRQDLIPLRDRCDAHGRLIVYAGAHGPTNGLDLLLDAAAELPEHTFALIGDGIEKQRLVHRARAEGLNNVRFLDVLPKRELAGILGGADIGVHVLADAAVFRLGLSPNKLYDYLAAGLPVVTNSPDEPHDIVMECGAGMAVGVGELAAGIRKLAGLDDATLREMGRQGREYIAKYRSRTVMSARLQRVLDEVTGG
- a CDS encoding O-antigen ligase family protein, which gives rise to MLALAGRFSLDRLGLSIQGVSDPRMAGCVFLVVAVLVWQAGRAARGEVQPMPGVALLFSALIGFQLLSALWSPTGARLERVSWDLVVLWVLVIATAVFAAGDPRRAARVLLVLLLATAILYAAKGFLEGPQGQGRYSAFGSGPNVFARVIATGIIANVTLAVVHRRKLLLLPLPILAPAAVLSGSRGALVSLVGAAVVFFLLFVRRRRLLYLTSTVIVGAVLSWTAWTLFGSDIATLVSRRYSLSGLQQTGFSDRPMLLSFAWSMFAEHPLSGGGLDGFFATYGIDYPHNYFLQLAAESGIAAVCLLVLIAVSWWRGGRPWSTTPKEQVGCAVVAIYVAFASSFSGDYYDTRFLWIFAVAAVIRPRQARPDPGNGLRSGRPAGSGYRSTTPVQSRGNVP